Proteins encoded by one window of Vitis vinifera cultivar Pinot Noir 40024 chromosome 10, ASM3070453v1:
- the LOC100255555 gene encoding LOW QUALITY PROTEIN: probable glutamate carboxypeptidase AMP1 (The sequence of the model RefSeq protein was modified relative to this genomic sequence to represent the inferred CDS: substituted 2 bases at 2 genomic stop codons), which yields MSQPHSSKPTSTIFSSVPSPQWTLLFLLFLYIVGFNTLHLPNSTAALSNVRNALRFRNIYLSFTTNSTVSAYLRALTLHPHLAGTHPALQTARFVHTHFADLGLRTHTVDDRALLSYPLQSSLSAHFSDESSRELPLVEPGGARAEVVRPXHSYSPSGAXAVYVNLGREEDYRALRRVGVDVMGCVAVVRRREESRGGVVGRAVEEGVVVVLMYTKGESMSGVERGTVMKVLGDPLTLGWGGEALDLEDSHILNRFPKIPSMPISPEVAYSILRSLEGPQMPHHWRGDALGPQPGPTLLNFTYQAEKKIATIHNVFAVIRGSEEPDCYVLLGNHRDAWTYEAVDPNSGTVVLLDIARRYALMMRQGWQPRRTIVLCSWDAEEFGMIGSTEWVEQNLLNLGSKVVAYLNVDCAVQGPGFFAGATPQLDNLLIEVAKKVQDPDSESMTIYDNWMITNKVINIQRLSGVDSDFAPLLQHAGVPSVDLYYGRVFPVYHTAFDSYNWMTNHGDPLFQRHVAG from the exons ATGTCTCAGCCTCACTCCTCTAAACCTACCAGCACTATTTTCAGTTCAGTTCCTTCACCACAGTGgactcttctctttcttcttttcctctACATTGTCGGTTTCAACACTCTCCACCTCCCAAACTCTACAGCTGCCCTTTCAAATGTCCGAAATGCCCTCCGCTTCCGCAACATTTACCTCTCCTTCACCACCAATTCCACTGTCTCCGCCTATCTGCGGGCCCTCACCCTCCACCCTCACCTCGCTGGCACCCACCCCGCCCTCCAGACTGCCCGCTTCGTCCACACCCACTTCGCCGACCTAGGGCTTCGGACCCACACAGTTGATGATAGAGCTCTTCTCTCTTATCCTTTGCAGTCCTCGCTCTCGGCACATTTTAGTGATGAGAGCTCTAGGGAGCTGCCGTTGGTGGAGCCGGGTGGGGCCAGGGCGGAGGTGGTGCGACCGTAACATTCCTACTCGCCGTCGGGGGCATAGGCGGTGTATGTGAATCTGGGGAGGGAGGAGGACTACCGTGCCCTGAGGAGGGTCGGGGTGGATGTTATGGGGTGTGTGGCGGTGGTGAGAAGGCGGGAGGAGTCAAGGGGAGGGGTGGTGGGGAGGGCAGTGGAGGAGGGGGTGGTGGTGGTATTAATGTACACGAAGGGGGAGAGTATGAGTGGGGTGGAGAGAGGGACGGTGATGAAAGTCTTGGGGGACCCACTAACTCTCGGGTGGGGTGGTGAGGCTTTGGACTTGGAGGACTCTCATATTTTGAACAGATTTCCCAAAATTCCATCTATGCCCATTTCACCTGAAGTTGCTTACTCCATTTTGAGGTCCCTTGAGGGCCCTCAAATGCCCCACCACTGGAGAGGTGATGCCCTAGGTCCCCAACCCGGTCCGACTCTTTTGAACTTCACGTACCAG GCGGAGAAAAAGATAGCTACCATTCATAATGTTTTTGCTGTCATAAGGGGATCTGAAGAGCCTGATTGCTATGTCTTGCTTGGCAACCACAGAGATGCATGGACATATGAAGCTGTTGACCCCAATAGTGGAACTGTAGTGCTACTTGACATTGCTCGTAGATATGCTCTTATGATGCGTCAGGGGTGGCAACCTCGGAGGACAATTGTTCTATGCAGTTGGGATGCAGAAGAGTTTGGGATG ATAGGATCTACTGAGTGGGTCGAACAAAACCTTTTGAATCTGGGTTCTAAAGTTGTAGCATACCTTAATGTAGACTGTGCAGTTCAAGGACCAGGCTTCTTTGCTGGTGCAACGCCTCAGCTAGATAATCTTCTCATTGAGGTTGCAAAGAAG GTCCAGGATCCTGACTCAGAGAGCATGACCATATATGATAACTGGATGATTACAAATAAAGTCATCAAT ATTCAGAGGCTAAGTGGAGTGGATTCTGATTTTGCTCCACTTTTGCAACATGCAGGGGTTCCTTCTGTTGATTTATACTATGGAAGAG TTTTTCCAGTCTATCACACTGCTTTTGACTCCTATAACTGGATGACAAACCATGGGGATCCATTGTTTCAACGTCATGTGGCTGGTTAG